The Halomonas binhaiensis nucleotide sequence CAACCGGGAATATTCCAGTGGCAACCGGGAAAGCGCCTTGTCTCGGGATTGCGCCATGCAAGGACTCCTGAAGGATCATGCTGCTCATCCTGTCAGGAGTGCGTAGGACGCTCAACGCGACCATCTGAGTAGGTGTACTACTCATTGCAGGTGCTGTGTCATCCTCTCCTGGCTCGCAGACGCAACTTGCGTCCAGACTGGGCTTGCAACCAGGGCGCCAGAAGTCGTGTCACCAGGGGGATGAAGAAAAACACCATCACTGGTGTCAGCATCAGGGTATTGGCCAGAATCCGAGGCAGCAGTGGCAGGCTGGCCAGGGCTTCACCGAACACCATCTGGAACAGCAGCGATACAGGGAAGAATGCCAGCCAGATGGCAATGGCCTGCTTCCAGCGCGGAGGTGTTCGCGGGCCCGGCGCGGAAAACCATCCATCGATGCCGCTTGCTCGCTGTTCCTGGGGCGACTCGAACAGCCCTGTTCCACGGCTCAACCATGCCCGACGGGATGCTGAGTGTTCCCAACGGGCCAGGGTCCGGTCATCCTGGAAGCGAAAGATGATCTGATATTGGTCGTCGCCAGGCGGCGGCGCCAGAATGCCGGAGCCCAGGTAGCCGGGAAAATCGGCAGCAAGCTCCCTGCCCTCGTCCAGCCAGTGCATGAAATCCTGGTAGCGCCCAAGAGCTACGCGGCGAGCCACCATCAAGGTAACGGGTTGTGTCGACATAGGGATCTCCTCGTCGCATCCAGGCCCGGCATCACTTCCGGATAGGAAATGCTGCCAAGGCATGTTCGGAGCAAGATGGCTGACAGTTGCCTGCCAACCGCCTCGGTGGGCCAGGTATAGCCCGGTGCATTTACTGCACTGCAATATGCGCGCCATTATGCCACGCAATAACAATATTCAAATATTTTTCTGACAGATAAGACAAATACAGATAAATCATCGGCATATCTGCGTTTTTTACACATAAAAAAGGCCTGACAATTCTGTCAGGCCATAAGGGTCATCTTCTTTCTGGAGCATCCATGCATGCCCATGCCTCTTTCATGGGCATGCTGATGTACAAGGGCTCATGCCTCAGCTGTTGACGGTTATTGCCATGGGAGCGGCTTCGCTACGCTTGAGCGCGGCATAACCCAGCCCGGTCACGACGGCCCCCGCAACGATAGCCAGCAGGTACCACATCACTGGCGTGATGGCGTTGGGAATCAGCAGCACGAATATGCCGCCATGCGGTGCCATCAGTTGAGCTCCGAACAGCATGGACAAGGCACCTGTCAGGGCGCCACCCAGCATGCTGGCAGGAATTACCCGCAGCGGATCCTTGGCCGCAAAGGGGATAGCCCCCTCCGTAATGAAGCAAAGACCAAGGACGAAGGAGGCCTTGCCCGCTTCGCGCTCGGCAACCGCGAACTTGTTACGTGCCACAAAGGTGGCGATGCCCATGCCAATCGCCGGCACCATGCCCGCCGCCATGATCGCGGCCATGGGAGCATAGGTTTCCGAGGCCAGCAGCCCCACACCAAAGGTATAGGCTGCCTTGTTGACCGGGCCACCAAGGTCGAAGCACATCATGGCACCGAGCAATGCCCCCAGCAGCACGGCATTGGTGGAGCCCATGCTCTTGAGGAAGGCGGTCAGCGCACTCAGGATACCTGCCACCGGCGTACCGACGATGTAGATCATCACCAGCCCCGTCACCAGGCTGGCCAGTAGTGGAATGATCAGAATCGGCTTGAGCGACTCCACACTGGGCGGCAATTTGACGTAGCGTATGATGGCCTTGGCGGTGTAACCGGCGAGAAAGCCGGCCAGAATGCCACCGATGAAACCAGCACCCAGGTCCGCTGCCAGCAGTCCACCGATCATGCCGGGTGCAATGCCGGGGCGGTCGGCAATGGAATAGGCGATATAACCGGCCAGTACCGGCACCATCAACTTGAAGGCAGTGCCTCCGCCGATCTGCATCAAGGCGGCAGCCAATGTGCCTTCTTCCTCGAAAGCTTCGATGCCGAAGACAAACGACAGGGCGATCAGCAGACCTCCAGCCACCACCATCGGCAGCATGAAGGACACCCCGGTCAGCAAGTGCTTGTAGACCCCCTTTTCCTTGAAGCTCTTGGCGGCCTCGGACCGATCTCCGGCCTGGCCTGTAGCCCCCTCACTTTCCACCAGGGCTTCGGCAGCGGCGCTCTCTATGGTCTGGCGTGACTTCTTCAACGCATTGCCCGTGGACGTGCGGTAGATGCGCTTGCCAGCAAACCGGTCTGCATTGACTTCAATGTCGCAGGCCAGGATGACCAGATCCGCGGCCGTGATCTCTTCGTCACTCAATTGATCCTGAGCACCTACCGACCCCTGGGTTTCCACTCGAACCTTGTGCCCCAGGCTGCGCCCGGCTTCGGCCAGGGCCTCGGCTGCCATGAAGGTATGCGCGACGCCAGTGGGGCAAGCTGTCACGGCGACAATGTTGAGCTTGCCATCCGTGTTTTTCGAGCCTCTGGCAACCGTTGGAGAAGCCCCCCCGGAAAAAGCATCCCCGGAAAAAGCCTCCGCCTCACGGCTGGCACGCTGGAGAAAGGTCTCAGGTTCGGGCAGTACCTCCTGGAGACTGGCTCGATACAGCCGCTTGCCAATAAAGCGGCCGGCATCAGGAAGCTGGTCTCCTACGGCAATGACCAGCTCCGCGTCCTTGATGGCATCGGCCGACAGAGGTTCAACCCTGGCCAGACTCGAATGCAGCTCCACATCAATGTGCCAGTTCAGCGCCTCGGCAGCCGGCTTGAGACGTTCCACTGCCAGGTAACTCGTGGCAGTACCATTGGGACAGGTACTGATCAGTATCACATTCATGCTAGTGCTCCCCCGGCCACGACGTCATTGAGACGACGCACCCTGGTGTCATCAAGAAGGTCGGAAAAATCACTGGCTGTCATATCGCCAACACCTACGTGGCGAACAGCTTCGGCAGATAGCGCAGTGGCCAGACGCAATCCCTCGTCAGGATTCATGCCCGACAACACGGCATGCAGCATGGCGGCAAACAGGGTGTCGCCAGCGCACACGGTGTTGGCGACAGCCACCTTGGGCGGCAAGGCCTGCCATACGCCCCGGGCACTAACCCAGGTCACACCCCTTGCGCCATCGGATACCACGGTCTCTTCGATGCCTTGGCCATATAATGAGAGCGCCGCCTGATGCAGTGCGTCCTCGTCAGCGATCGGCTGCCCAGCCCATTCAGCCAGCTCTTCTCGGTTGGGCTTGACGGCATTGGCCCCGGCACTCACTGCTGCGTTCAGCGCCGCACCACTGGTATCCACCCAAAGCGGCACGCCATAGGCCCGCAGGCGCTTCACCATGCTGCCCATCGCCGAGGGAGGAAGACCCGGAGGCAGGCTGCCGCCAATCATCAGAGCATCAGGACGTTCGTAGGCCAGGCGGGCTTCGATATGCTCGATCAGACGCCGCCAGCTATGTTCATCCACTTCCAGCCCCGGTGCATTGATATCGGTGACGTTGCCATTCGCTTCGCTTAGCTTGGTATTGATCCGAGTGGCCCCCGGAATGCGCAGGAAGTAGTCCTCTGCGCCCATGTCCGAGAATGCCCTGACAAAAGCCGCATCATTGTCCGCACCAAGAAAGCCGGTGACCGTTACCTGATGTCCCAGAGATACCAGGACCCTGGCCGTGTTGACTCCCTTGCCTGCTGCCTGAAGCTCGATGGATTGAGCCCGGTTGAGTTCAGCGAGACGAAGACTGTCCAGAGATATCGAAAGATCCAGGGCAGGATTGGGAGAAATGGTCATCACCCTCATGAGAGGCTCTCCAGCATGTCACGCACCGCTTCTGCCGTGGGCTGTTCCAGTGCCTGGCGAGCCTGTTCACGGGCCTGTTGCATGTCGAAACCACGCATGCGCTCCTTGACCATGGGGACCTGACGAGCACTGACAGAGAGTTCATCGACGCCAAGCCCCAGCAACACTGGAAGTGCCAGACGATCGCTGGCCAGTTCGCCGCATACCCCTACCCACTTGCCATGAGCATGAGCAGCATTGACGGTCAGCTCGATCAGGCGCAGTACCGCAGGATGCAGGCCATCGGACTGGGCAGACAGTTCAGGATGGCCACGGTCGATGGCCAGGGTGTATTGGGTCAGGTCGTTGGTGCCGATGGAAAAGAAGTCCACGTCCGGGGCCAAGGTTCCGGCCAGGAGAGCACTGGAAGGAATCTCGATCATCACCCCCAGTTGCAGGGTGTCGCCGTCGAGCACTTTGCCTTGCTCTTCGGCCACTTCGTCGAAAATGGCCTTGGCAGCCCGGAATTCAGCCACATCCTTGACCATGGGCAGCATGATGCGCAGTGGCCTGCCATTGGCAGCACGGATCAGAGCGGTGAACTGGTCACGCAGTACCTGAGGACGAGTCAGGGCCAGGCGAATGCCACGCAGGCCAAGGAAAGGGTTGTCCTCCTGAGGCAGGGGCCAGTAGGCCAGCGGCTTGTCACCGCCGACATCAAGGGTACGGGCCACCAACGGACGCCCATCGAGGGCATCCAGGGCGACACGGTATTCCTGCTCCTGGGTTTCCACATCCGGCATGTCGGCATGAGACATGAACAGGAATTCCGTGCGCAGCAGGCCGACCCCTTCCGCCCCGCGAGAGACGGCATCCCCGGCATGCGCAGTGTTACCGAGGTTGGCGGCCACCTCGACCCTGACACCATCACGGGTCTGAGCTGGCTCGAAGCGGGCATCCCATGCCTTGGCCGCCAGTTGCTCACGCTCTTCCATACGCTTGAGAAAGCGCTCACGACGCTGTGCCGATGGCGCGATCACGATCTGCCCACCTTCACCATCGAGCAGCAGCTCATTACCATCTTCCAGGGCCAGAATACCGGCACCCGCCCCTACGACAGCCGGAATTCCCAGAGCTCGGGCGAGAATCGCACTGTGCGCGGTGGCACCGCCCCGAGCAGTGAGAATTCCCCGTACACGCTGAGTATCCAGGCGCGCCACATCGGAAGGACCAATATCATCGGTCACCAGAATATATGGGCTATCCGGTGGTTGCGGCAGCTCTACGGCACATAGCACCCCAAGTACGCGGCGGCCCACATCTCGCAGGTCTGCTGCACGTTCCGCCAGCAGTCTGTCGGCCAGTTGCTCCTGGGCCCTGGCTGCCGTGTCGATAGCCTGCCACCAGGCAGCCTCTGCCGACTGCCCTTCATTGATGCCTTCTTCCGCCGCCTGGATCAACTCAGGATCTGACAGCATCTCCTGGTGCATCGACAGGATGTTTGCCACTTCTCCGCCAGCGGTACCTGCAACGAGGGCCTGCAACTGGGCAACCCCTTCTTCCATAGCAGAGTGCAGACGCCTGCGCTGTTCTGCTGCATCACTGGCCGTTTCAGGATAGAAAAAGTCAGGCGTACGCAGCACGAACAGCGGCGCAACGGCCAGGCCTGGAGAAGCCGCCACGGCCATGATGGGGGTATCGGCCTCAGGTGCTCTGGGACGCTCGGCCTGGGGTGTGGCCGGTTGCCTTCTGGGGGCGCGGCCTTCCTCGAATGGAACGACCTGCTCGCCCAGGCCGTCGGTGACTGCGGCAATCAGAGCATCCAGCGCCGCATCAGCCCCTTCTCCCCGGGCAGAAAACACCAGTTCCTGACCACGGCGGGCACCAAGGCTAATGACCTTGGTGAGAGAGGATGCCGAGACCGGTTGGCCATTGCCTTCCGTCAGACGTACCTGTATCGGCACCCCTGTGTCCCGGGCCTTCTGCACCAGGACCTTGGCCGGACGCGCATGCAGGCCATGGGCGTTGAGAACCCTTGCCCGGCGGCTGGTCGTGCCACTGGTTTCTCCGGCCAGGCAGGCTAATACCTGCTCGGCATCCCATTCCCGGGGAGACGAGTCAGCATCCAGCAGCGACAGCACTGAAGTCAGCAATGAACGGCTGGCCTCTCCCTGTGCCGCAAAGCACAGCGCCATCTCCACCGGCGTCTCGCCTTCATGGATGGGCGCAGAAGGCGTCACCACGGCAAGTCCAGGAGCCTGGACACCATGCTCGACAGCATAGAGCCACAGCCCCTTTCCCAGAGACGTCGGCCTCTGTTCGAGCAGTGCAGATACAAAGGAAGTATCCACCAGGCCAAGGCGGCGAAGTCGCTGCGCGCCTGCCAGCCCCAGGTCGAGCAAGTCCTTGGCATCGTGACGCAGACACAGGGTGTCACGATCCAGGCGAGCCTGAACCACAGGCCTGGACAGCAGTTCGGCAACGGCTTCGGCGCTCTCGGCACTGGCCAGGCGTTCGGCGATGCCTTCCTGATCGAGCACATGAGTGAGACTACGCAGGATATCCAGATGCTCATCACTCTGGGCGGCAATGGTCACCAGAACATGCACTCGGTTACCGTCATGCCACTCAACCCCCTTGGGGAACTGAAGCACCCGGACACCGGTCTTGAGAACAGCATCACGACTTTCGGGAGTGCCGTGGGGGATGGCGATGCCATTGCCTAGCCAGGTAGAGGACTGTGCCTCACGGTCACTCAGGCCATGGCGATAGCCTTGATCGACCAGGCCGGCAGCGCAAAGGGTATCGAAAGCCGCATCCAGCGCGTGCTGCCATGTCTCGGCCTGACAACCGAGCACAATATCGTTGGAGCTGAGCGTCAACATAAGAGATTCTCCGACGGACCTTGCTGTGCGAGATGACATTCCTCACCCAGTGGCCTCTTGAGTATCAAGGTATTTGGTAAGATGCTGAATCGTGTCACTTACTATAATTCAAATGCTGATACGATTCTCGGATCATGGCAAGGCAAGCTTGCTACAACTTTCGCAGGGTGCAGCATGTCCATAAGCAGGTAGAATGCGTTGCCAGTGGGCGCAACTGCCTGCCAGGCAGCAAGTAACGCCGCTAACGCCGCAGGGGCAACTTCAGGAAGCGCTGAATAAAGGAGATGTCATGACATTGGCCGAGATCGCGCGACTGGCTGGTGTTTCACGTACCACGGCCAGCTATATCGTCAATGGCAAGGCCAAGGAGCGACGTATTCGCCAGGACACCATCGACCGGGTCATGACGGTGGTCAGGGAGCACGGTTATCGCGTGGATGCCCAGGCCGCAGCCTTGCGGCGCGGTTCCAGCCGTATCCTCGGTCTGATCGTTCCGGACCTGGAAAACAGCAGTTATGCTCGCCTGGCCAAGCACCTGGAACGGGGCGCTCGTGCGCAAGGCTATCAGCTGCTGATTGTCGGCTCTGATGACAGACCCGACAGTGAGCGAGAACTGGCCTTGTCGTTGCGCGCCCAGCGCTGCGAGGCACTGATCGTCGCCAGTTGCCTGCCGCAAACCGATACGTTCTACTCCGAACTGATGGACAGCGGGTTACCCATCATTGCCGTGGACCGGGGTCTGGCCGCAGAGCGCTTCGCCAGTGTCGTCAGCAACGACGCAGAAGCTGCGCAACGGCTGACCCGCTCGGTCATCGGTCCGACAGTGAAGAAAGTCCTGTGGATGGATGCTGTGCCACATCTTTCCATCACCAGCGAGCGCCGTTCCGGTTTCGAGGCCGCGCTGGCCGATGCTGGTCACGAGGTGGAGTGCACACTGCTCAGCGCCGAGCATTATGCGCGCGAGGAAGGCGCCCGCATCTTCCGCGACTACCTTGAGCAGAACGGCTTGCCCGATGCCCTGATCACCGCTTCATATACGCTGCTCGAAGGGGTGCTGGACACGCTACTGGCCCAAGGAGGTCTTCCCCCTCGCCTGGCCATGGCCAGCTTTGGCGACAACCGGCTGCTGGATTTCCTGCCCTTGCCGGTGAATTCGGCCGTACAGGACCATGAAACGATTGCCCGGCATGCACTGGCATTGGCCATGGAAGCGATCAATGGAGAGTACCGGCCACAACGCGTGGTCATACCTCGCCACCCACGTTGGCGCCTGCCGCCGGCTGCCAGTGCGTGACCTCCTGGCATACATGTCGCTGAAAGAACCAAATACATGGCCGCCAGAAGCCATCCGCCCTCTGTCGCAGCTTACTGTTGGAAAGCTCGCTCATAGGCGGCCATGGTCTCCTTGAGCAAGCGAGGTAATCGTTCCAGACAGTCGGTCGTATCCTCGCAGCGCCCTTCCCGGGCACGACGCTCCAGCAGTTCTGCAGTCGCCGCCATGGCGTCGGCACCAATGCCTGCGGACTCTCCCTTGAGCTGATGCGCCAGGCGCCCGAGCTCGGAGGCATCATGACATTCTGCGGCGCGAACAATCATCGGCAGTCGCTCTTCCACCTGTTGCTGGAACAGCTGCACCAGACTCTTGCATTGCTCATCCCCCAAACTACCACGCAAGGAATCAAGGGTCTCCGCGTCCAGCACTGAACCCATGGCTGGTGTTGCGGGCACTTTCACTACCGTGTCGAAGAGATAACGCTGAAGCAGCGCCGACAGATCATGCCTCAGAATCGGCTTGGTCAGATAGTCGTCCATTCCCGAGGCATGGCATTCTGCCTGATCGTACATGGCACCGCCGGCCGTCATGGCCACGATGGGAACACTGGAGCACCAGTCACCACGAGCCCTCAGACGTCGCGTTACTTCGCGGCCATCAAGGTCCGGCATCTGAATATCCATGAGGATCAGGTCGAAGCGTCGCTGTTCGCACAGCGATAGCGCTTTCTGCCCGGAAGCAGCGAGACTTACCCGACATCCCAGGCTTTCCAGCATGGCCTGCGCCACTTCCTGATTGACCACATTATCTTCGACGACCAGCAACTCGACTTCGCTCGGCGCCTTTGGCTGTGACAGCCCCCGGACGTTGGAAAGACCTGCAGCCTTAGTGGCTTCACCATCGGTGGGATGGGAGGGCTTGGCACTGGCTGAGCTAACCGATGACTCGCTGCTGGCGAAGGGCTCTTTTAAACTGGCTGAAGGCTCTTTTGAACTGGCTGAGGGCTCTTTTGAACTGGCTGAAGGCTCTTTCGCACTGGCTGAGGGCTCTCCCGGTGCATACACCTCCCCCTGTGCCGAAGGAGCTTCCCAGGATGGCAATGGCAATTCGAACCAGAAACGGCTGCCTTGCCCTTCACTGCTTTCGACACCGATCTTGCCATCCATTGCTTCGACAAGACGCTTGCATATAGCCAGGCCAAGTCCCGTGCCACCGTAACGCCGGACGATAGTGGGCCCCCCCTGGCGGAAAGGCTCGAACAACTGACTCAACAGCGCTTCATCAATCCCTCTTCCGGTATCGATGACCTCGAACAGCACCTGGTCACCATG carries:
- the cra gene encoding catabolite repressor/activator, whose protein sequence is MTLAEIARLAGVSRTTASYIVNGKAKERRIRQDTIDRVMTVVREHGYRVDAQAAALRRGSSRILGLIVPDLENSSYARLAKHLERGARAQGYQLLIVGSDDRPDSERELALSLRAQRCEALIVASCLPQTDTFYSELMDSGLPIIAVDRGLAAERFASVVSNDAEAAQRLTRSVIGPTVKKVLWMDAVPHLSITSERRSGFEAALADAGHEVECTLLSAEHYAREEGARIFRDYLEQNGLPDALITASYTLLEGVLDTLLAQGGLPPRLAMASFGDNRLLDFLPLPVNSAVQDHETIARHALALAMEAINGEYRPQRVVIPRHPRWRLPPAASA
- a CDS encoding ATP-binding protein, whose protein sequence is MQKYPLRLKISAVAALAFFTAAMVLIGLSLWRHDNLKHGLGENVTWHAYKLDRDTVVLRHQLLRDGLDEAALKRFRLGFELLYSKLNLFQGGESRKMLKSSATAARLLDEIEFRLNAMDEEIERLEHLDARTVSVIGQQLAELSEPTERLIIAINEHLANSAYKERLHLQRMYMWLMVLILGMSLAGVVMLMALLRQARDNEASRQALEILSAELQVSARQAQSASQAKSDFLATVSHEIRTPLNGVIGMSELMREQPLPERARHYSDTIHDSAYKLMGLIDDILDFSKIEAGRMDLDIQAVELKPLVDDAIALFLPRAEAKGISLSADLASDLPRYVRCDAGRLRQVLLNLLTNAIKFTQVGSVRVLARKGHGDQVLFEVIDTGRGIDEALLSQLFEPFRQGGPTIVRRYGGTGLGLAICKRLVEAMDGKIGVESSEGQGSRFWFELPLPSWEAPSAQGEVYAPGEPSASAKEPSASSKEPSASSKEPSASLKEPFASSESSVSSASAKPSHPTDGEATKAAGLSNVRGLSQPKAPSEVELLVVEDNVVNQEVAQAMLESLGCRVSLAASGQKALSLCEQRRFDLILMDIQMPDLDGREVTRRLRARGDWCSSVPIVAMTAGGAMYDQAECHASGMDDYLTKPILRHDLSALLQRYLFDTVVKVPATPAMGSVLDAETLDSLRGSLGDEQCKSLVQLFQQQVEERLPMIVRAAECHDASELGRLAHQLKGESAGIGADAMAATAELLERRAREGRCEDTTDCLERLPRLLKETMAAYERAFQQ
- the ptsP gene encoding phosphoenolpyruvate--protein phosphotransferase, giving the protein MLTLSSNDIVLGCQAETWQHALDAAFDTLCAAGLVDQGYRHGLSDREAQSSTWLGNGIAIPHGTPESRDAVLKTGVRVLQFPKGVEWHDGNRVHVLVTIAAQSDEHLDILRSLTHVLDQEGIAERLASAESAEAVAELLSRPVVQARLDRDTLCLRHDAKDLLDLGLAGAQRLRRLGLVDTSFVSALLEQRPTSLGKGLWLYAVEHGVQAPGLAVVTPSAPIHEGETPVEMALCFAAQGEASRSLLTSVLSLLDADSSPREWDAEQVLACLAGETSGTTSRRARVLNAHGLHARPAKVLVQKARDTGVPIQVRLTEGNGQPVSASSLTKVISLGARRGQELVFSARGEGADAALDALIAAVTDGLGEQVVPFEEGRAPRRQPATPQAERPRAPEADTPIMAVAASPGLAVAPLFVLRTPDFFYPETASDAAEQRRRLHSAMEEGVAQLQALVAGTAGGEVANILSMHQEMLSDPELIQAAEEGINEGQSAEAAWWQAIDTAARAQEQLADRLLAERAADLRDVGRRVLGVLCAVELPQPPDSPYILVTDDIGPSDVARLDTQRVRGILTARGGATAHSAILARALGIPAVVGAGAGILALEDGNELLLDGEGGQIVIAPSAQRRERFLKRMEEREQLAAKAWDARFEPAQTRDGVRVEVAANLGNTAHAGDAVSRGAEGVGLLRTEFLFMSHADMPDVETQEQEYRVALDALDGRPLVARTLDVGGDKPLAYWPLPQEDNPFLGLRGIRLALTRPQVLRDQFTALIRAANGRPLRIMLPMVKDVAEFRAAKAIFDEVAEEQGKVLDGDTLQLGVMIEIPSSALLAGTLAPDVDFFSIGTNDLTQYTLAIDRGHPELSAQSDGLHPAVLRLIELTVNAAHAHGKWVGVCGELASDRLALPVLLGLGVDELSVSARQVPMVKERMRGFDMQQAREQARQALEQPTAEAVRDMLESLS
- a CDS encoding 1-phosphofructokinase family hexose kinase — protein: MRVMTISPNPALDLSISLDSLRLAELNRAQSIELQAAGKGVNTARVLVSLGHQVTVTGFLGADNDAAFVRAFSDMGAEDYFLRIPGATRINTKLSEANGNVTDINAPGLEVDEHSWRRLIEHIEARLAYERPDALMIGGSLPPGLPPSAMGSMVKRLRAYGVPLWVDTSGAALNAAVSAGANAVKPNREELAEWAGQPIADEDALHQAALSLYGQGIEETVVSDGARGVTWVSARGVWQALPPKVAVANTVCAGDTLFAAMLHAVLSGMNPDEGLRLATALSAEAVRHVGVGDMTASDFSDLLDDTRVRRLNDVVAGGALA
- a CDS encoding PTS fructose-like transporter subunit IIB gives rise to the protein MNVILISTCPNGTATSYLAVERLKPAAEALNWHIDVELHSSLARVEPLSADAIKDAELVIAVGDQLPDAGRFIGKRLYRASLQEVLPEPETFLQRASREAEAFSGDAFSGGASPTVARGSKNTDGKLNIVAVTACPTGVAHTFMAAEALAEAGRSLGHKVRVETQGSVGAQDQLSDEEITAADLVILACDIEVNADRFAGKRIYRTSTGNALKKSRQTIESAAAEALVESEGATGQAGDRSEAAKSFKEKGVYKHLLTGVSFMLPMVVAGGLLIALSFVFGIEAFEEEGTLAAALMQIGGGTAFKLMVPVLAGYIAYSIADRPGIAPGMIGGLLAADLGAGFIGGILAGFLAGYTAKAIIRYVKLPPSVESLKPILIIPLLASLVTGLVMIYIVGTPVAGILSALTAFLKSMGSTNAVLLGALLGAMMCFDLGGPVNKAAYTFGVGLLASETYAPMAAIMAAGMVPAIGMGIATFVARNKFAVAEREAGKASFVLGLCFITEGAIPFAAKDPLRVIPASMLGGALTGALSMLFGAQLMAPHGGIFVLLIPNAITPVMWYLLAIVAGAVVTGLGYAALKRSEAAPMAITVNS
- a CDS encoding antibiotic biosynthesis monooxygenase; the encoded protein is MSTQPVTLMVARRVALGRYQDFMHWLDEGRELAADFPGYLGSGILAPPPGDDQYQIIFRFQDDRTLARWEHSASRRAWLSRGTGLFESPQEQRASGIDGWFSAPGPRTPPRWKQAIAIWLAFFPVSLLFQMVFGEALASLPLLPRILANTLMLTPVMVFFFIPLVTRLLAPWLQAQSGRKLRLRARRG